One part of the Lytechinus pictus isolate F3 Inbred chromosome 3, Lp3.0, whole genome shotgun sequence genome encodes these proteins:
- the LOC129257007 gene encoding uncharacterized protein LOC129257007, producing the protein MKTMADCRKNKIVVIVIALLMLQWTGKGVEAVSQFLNDAAFSIVDPELSVVSRLISSSSSYLFPSSSFGLFSQPSMGSVPAMTPVPTMTYTLQTPGPPNTQNVVSSTQLLFPTPTPSPTPVSTSPAPPQNFNAISGFISPVLLRDDNSFDTSTGIFTVDDDGVYVFVIHRPGVLFLNPDLTLTVIPSANPTSNQTLVTLDDTGDGSVTTTHVVADLRRGDRVFIDNPGQADVFGTADNPFIYNGFLLYHTPISPAPKVRQSAFSVSLAGNLSREEGSIFSNYNPPALNINDDFDVERGTFLTSLKGLYIFHLSATFTTTVSDARPAITVNVNNVERARGSVKVNPIQISNSVGVTIALPMVRGDIVELFNVLDDSNIDFFLTFSGYLLA; encoded by the exons ATGAAAACCATGGCTG ATTGCAGAAAGAACAAGATTGTGGTTATCGTCATCGCTCTGCTGATGTTGCAGTGGACGGGTAAAGGAGTTGAGGCAGTGTCACAATTCTTGAACGATGCCGCATTCAGCATCGTTGACCCCGAATTGTCTGTGGTGTCGAGACTGATTTCTTCGTCGTCGAGTTATCTGTTTCCTTCGTCGTCATTTGGACTCTTTTCTCAGCCGTCCATGGGTTCTGTTCCAGCGATGACCCCGGTACCAACGATGACCTATACTCTACAGACCCCAGGCCCACCCAATACTCAGAATGTTGTCTCGTCCACCCAGCTGCTCTTTCCAACTCCTACACCTTCCCCGACGCCAGTGAGCACTTCTCCCGCTCCTCCACAG aacTTCAATGCTATATCTGGATTTATTAGCCCCGTGTTGCTCCGTGATGACAATTCATTCGATACATCCACAGGGATATTCACAGTCGATGATGACGGCGTTTACGTTTTCGTTATCCACCGACCAGGTGTACTCTTCCTCAATCCCGATCTTACTTTGACCGTGATCCCTAGTGCCAATCCGACATCGAACCAAACTCTCGTCACCCTCGATGACACTGGCGATGGAAGCGTCACCACGACACACGTCGTCGCAGATCTGCGACGCGGTGATCGTGTATTCATCGACAATCCAGGACAAGCTGACGTCTTTGGCACCGCAGATAATCCATTTATCTATAATGGTTTCCTACTTTATC ATACACCCATCTCACCAGCACCAAAAGTTCGTCAGAGTGCATTCTCGGTCTCCCTTGCCGGAAACCTAAGCAGAGAAGAAGGTTCTATTTTCAGCAATTACAATCCACCAGCCTTGAATATCAATGATGACTTCGACGTCGAGAGGGGCACCTTCCTTACTTCCCTAAAGGGCCTTTACATCTTTCATCTCTCGGCAACTTTCACGACTACGGTGTCTGACGCTAGACCAGCGATTACCGTTAATGTTAATAACGTTGAAAGAGCGAGGGGGTCTGTGAAAGTAAACCCGATACAAATAAGCAACAGCGTCGGTGTAACAATTGCACTGCCAATGGTTCGAGGCGATATCGTTGAGCTCTTCAATGTCTTAGACGACTCAAACATAGATTTCTTTCTCACATTTTCTGGATATCTCCTAGCTTAA